In Pseudomonas sp. ADAK2, the genomic window TAATGCCGCAACGGGCGTAGGTGCTTTTACCCAGGCAGATGGTCAGCACGTTGCGCGGAATACGGAAGAATTCCACGGTGCGGGCCAGGGCGAACGAGTTCGGCGGGATGATGCAGACATCGCTGGTCACGTCGACGAAGCTCTTCTCGTCGAAGTTCTTCGGGTCGACGATGGCCGAGTTGATGTTGGTGAACACCTTGAATTCACCGGCGCAACGCACGTCATAACCGTAGCTCGACACACCATAGGAAATCAGGCGCTCGGCACCTTCGCCGCGCATCTGGCGCTCGACGAACGGTTCGATCATGCCGTGCTCTTGCGCCATGCGGCGAATCCACTTGTCCGATTTGATGCTCATGGCGGGGTGTCCTGAATAGCGAGGTGGAAAAATTCTGTCCGGCATCTTACTAGGCGCGCGCCCAGGGTTCAAAGTGCGAGGCGTAATTCTCGCCAATCCCCCCTGATTGCCGGGTCTTGCCGCCAAAACGATGCACCGTCAGTCACGAAAACAGAGAAACCTTCGCAGGAAGCATTGGCACGTTCCGGAAAAAGGGTTAAGGTGGCGCCACTGTGCTGCTTGTGTCACTGAGAATCTCTACACGATATGTTGAATTTCGATCCAACCATCTACAAGAATTTTTCCTGCTCTTTGCACTCAGTCTCGGCCAGGGTTCTTCCTGCGTCGCAGTTATCTTTGTTCAAGGAGTTACACCATGTCTAATCGCCAAACTGGTACCGTTAAGTGGTTCAACGATGAAAAAGGCTTCGGCTTCATCACTCCACAATCCGGTGACGACCTGTTCGTTCACTTCAAAGCTATCCAATCCGACGGCTTCAAAAGCCTGAAAGAAGGCCAACAGGTTTCTTTCATCGCTACCCGCGGTCAGAAAGGCATGCAAGCTGAAGAAGTTCAAGTTATCTAACTTGTACTTGCTTTAGTAAAAAGCCCCGCCCTTAAAAGCGGGGCTTTTTTGTGGGCGTCTGTTTTTGCCTTACGCCATCCACTCGTCCTTCTATATGATTCGCCACCTGGAAATCACATGGAAGCAGCAGGATGCCGTTCAACCAATGGAAAACCCTGAGCGCAGCGCTAGTCACACTCGCACTCCCCTTCTCGATTCACGCCAATCCCCGTCCCGACCACCCGACCATCATCGTCGGCATGGACACCCACGCGACCTATATTGCCAAGGGCCCAGCCATTCAAGGCGTCCCTCAGGCAGAACTGCGCGCGGCGGCTTTGCTGGAACTCTCTACGGCGCACGCCTGCGGCAGCAACGAGGTCTACCTCACGCCGGACTCGGTGGGCGTACCCAACGAATCGTTTGGTCAACTGCTCGCTGAAGTCCAGCAACTGATCGACGACGAAACCCCGCTGCTGATAACGCTCTCGGCGTGCGACGGCAAACGCGCGTTTTTTGAAAAGGTCCGCGCCTGCACGCCCGAAGAATGCGGCAAGCTGACCGCATCCCTGGTCGACGGAAAGCTGTATCTGGACGAGGACTATGCACCGACCAGCAAAGGCCAGGCGTCTTACTTCCTGAAAATGCCGATGGCCTACGACAGCAATCGCAAGGCCTGGAAAGCAAAAGTCTTCTACGTCGACGCCAAGACGCTGCGCCGTGACTATTTCGTCAACGCTAAGGATTTCGTCTCGGGCAGACCCGTCCTCGCCTCAAAAACCTACTACTCGAGCGGAAAGCTCGGACAAAGCTATCAGAACGATGCCAACGGCCAACGCCAGGGCGAGGCCATCACCTATTCCGAAAGCGGGGTTGTCATCAAACGCGCGAACTACTTGAACGATGAACTGGAAGGCTGGCAAACCACCTACCACGACAATGGCAAAGAAGCCGACGCCTACAACTGGCATCAGGGCAAGCGTGTCGACGGCGAATACCTGGAGCACGACGAAGACGGCGCACTGATTGGCCGCATCAGCTATCGCAACGATGTACCGGACGGCCCGGCCATGAGCTACTACCCCAGCGGCAAACTCAAGGACAGCAGCACCTTCGTGGCCGGCAAGGCGCAAGGTCCCAGCACGTCATACTTCGAAAACGGCGCGGTGCGTAGCACACGCAATAACGTGGATAGCAGCCCGGAGGGCTGGGTCATCAGCTATTACGCCGACGGCAAAGTCGAAGAAAAACAGTTTTTCGAGCAGCAAGTACAGCGCAGCTACGCCACCTGGAACGATCAGGGCATCCAGACCGTGCAATGGCAATGGGATGAACAACACCGCGAACAGGGTGATTTCAAGAAGTGGTACGAGAATGGCCAACTGCAAGATCACCGAATCTACAAGGACGGCAAACTGCAGGGCCCCGCCATCACCTGGTATGAAAACGGCCAGATGAATACGTCGGTCGATTACGTCGAGGGGCGCGAGCAAGGCGTGATGCGCTTGTGGAAACAGGATGGCAGCCCGAACGGCGAATGCCGATATGAGGCTGGAGTCCGTCAGGGTGAATGCACCCGACCCGAATCTCCAGCGCCTACAGCCAGCTAATCGCCCACCCAAGAAAAAGCCCCGCAACCTTAAGGTTGCGGGGCTTTTTTTGTGCAATACGACAGTTACCAGGCCACGCCAAACCCTGCGGTATAACGGGTCTTGTTCAAATCAGCATCATCGGTCCCGCTGATGACGTCGCGCTCGGCCTTGAGGTTAAGCGAAGCCCAGTCGGTGACTTTGTAGCGCAAGCCCACTTCGGCATCGAGCGCGTAATCGGCCACGCCGGACAGCGGCTTGCCTACTTCGCCATTGGTGAAGAACTCGACCTTCTTGCCCACCAGATAGCGGTTGTAGTCCCACTTCATGGCCACGGAATAGAAGTTGTCCTTGCCGCCATCGCGGTATTCGTAATCGGTACGGTTGAGCAACGAACCGAGCGAGAACGCGCCCAGCTCGTTATCCCAGAACTGATACCCCGGACCGGTACCGACCACGCGCTGACGGGACAGCTCTTCGACCTTGTCGCGCTTGTAGTTCACGCGACCATCCCAGTACCAGTGCTCGGTGAGGAATCGGTCAAGGGAGTACTCGGCACGCCAGTTGTCGGTGGTGACCACGTCGTCCTGGAATTCGCGGTTGTACTCGCCCTCGGCCGTGTGCCGCCAACGGCCATGACGGGCCGAGGTCTTGAAGCCGACATCGTAGTCGTCGGTGTCCTTCTCGGCGCGCTGATAATCCAGGGCCATGTCGACATTGCCCTTCCACACCAGGTCTTCAACCACCGGCTTGGGCTTGAGAATCTGCTGGATGCTCGCCAGCTCGACGGTTTTCGGCGCCTCGCCATTGGCCAGAGTCACCTTGCCATCTTCGGCAGCCTTCAAGGATTTGGCTTTCTCACCGGTGTAGGCATCCTGCTTGACTAGCAATTGCTGATCACTTTCCAGGGTCTTGACCTGCTTCCAGTCGATCGGAACCGCACCGGCGTATTCGGTCTGGATCAGCAGTTTGCCGCCATCGAACACGGTGATCTTGCCGCTCAATTTGTCACCGTTTTTCAACCATACGGTGTCGGCGAGCAAAGGCGTGGAAGCACTGAAGACAGCGAGGCACAACAAGGTTCTGGACAACATAAGCAGATCGAAGGCTCTGGATTGCGAAAAAAAGTCGGCATTATCCCAAGGAATAAGGCGCTAGCAAGGACTGACCCGACTATTTCTATTGAGTTCCTTTCTCAATTGACACTTCTGGACTTAATCTGATGGCAGCAAAGCGAATTTCTTCAGGAACTGCGGACGTGACAGACGAGACGACGGAAAACGAAAGCCCGGCGCAAATCCGACGCACGGCGCTGTACCTGACCCTGGCTCAAGTGCCCGAGGGCAAAGTCGTGAGTTACGGGCAATTGGCCGAACTCGCCGGGTTGGGGCGCGCTGCGCGCTGGGTCGGACGCACGCTGAGCCAGTTGCCCGGCGACACCAAGCTGCCCTGGCACCGCGTGCTCGGCGCCGGTGGTCGAATCAGCCTGCCGGTGGGCAGCCCTTCCGGGGATGAACAACGGGCGCGTCTACGCATGGAAGGCATTAGTGTCCTGAATAATCGTGTTGATATTCAGCGTCATGGCTGGCGCCCGGTAGAGCACAGCGGTTAGAGTGCGCGCTTTGTTTCCGTAATCTTGAGGCAGACTCCAGCCCATGCCCCGTAAAACCTGGCGCGCCGCGCTCGCCGCCTATGCCAGCCCATCAACGCTTGTGCTGTTGTTGCTTGGTTTCGCCGCCGGCCTGCCCTACATGCTGGTGTTTTCGACGCTGTCGGTCTGGTTGCGCGAGGCCGGTGTGGCCCGCGAAACCATTGGCT contains:
- the dcd gene encoding dCTP deaminase, whose translation is MSIKSDKWIRRMAQEHGMIEPFVERQMRGEGAERLISYGVSSYGYDVRCAGEFKVFTNINSAIVDPKNFDEKSFVDVTSDVCIIPPNSFALARTVEFFRIPRNVLTICLGKSTYARCGIIVNVTPLEPEWEGHVTLEFSNTTTLPAKIYANEGVAQMLFFESDEECEVSYKDRGGKYQGQRGVTLPRT
- a CDS encoding cold-shock protein, which gives rise to MSNRQTGTVKWFNDEKGFGFITPQSGDDLFVHFKAIQSDGFKSLKEGQQVSFIATRGQKGMQAEEVQVI
- a CDS encoding toxin-antitoxin system YwqK family antitoxin, with product MPFNQWKTLSAALVTLALPFSIHANPRPDHPTIIVGMDTHATYIAKGPAIQGVPQAELRAAALLELSTAHACGSNEVYLTPDSVGVPNESFGQLLAEVQQLIDDETPLLITLSACDGKRAFFEKVRACTPEECGKLTASLVDGKLYLDEDYAPTSKGQASYFLKMPMAYDSNRKAWKAKVFYVDAKTLRRDYFVNAKDFVSGRPVLASKTYYSSGKLGQSYQNDANGQRQGEAITYSESGVVIKRANYLNDELEGWQTTYHDNGKEADAYNWHQGKRVDGEYLEHDEDGALIGRISYRNDVPDGPAMSYYPSGKLKDSSTFVAGKAQGPSTSYFENGAVRSTRNNVDSSPEGWVISYYADGKVEEKQFFEQQVQRSYATWNDQGIQTVQWQWDEQHREQGDFKKWYENGQLQDHRIYKDGKLQGPAITWYENGQMNTSVDYVEGREQGVMRLWKQDGSPNGECRYEAGVRQGECTRPESPAPTAS
- a CDS encoding DUF481 domain-containing protein; the encoded protein is MLSRTLLCLAVFSASTPLLADTVWLKNGDKLSGKITVFDGGKLLIQTEYAGAVPIDWKQVKTLESDQQLLVKQDAYTGEKAKSLKAAEDGKVTLANGEAPKTVELASIQQILKPKPVVEDLVWKGNVDMALDYQRAEKDTDDYDVGFKTSARHGRWRHTAEGEYNREFQDDVVTTDNWRAEYSLDRFLTEHWYWDGRVNYKRDKVEELSRQRVVGTGPGYQFWDNELGAFSLGSLLNRTDYEYRDGGKDNFYSVAMKWDYNRYLVGKKVEFFTNGEVGKPLSGVADYALDAEVGLRYKVTDWASLNLKAERDVISGTDDADLNKTRYTAGFGVAW
- a CDS encoding MGMT family protein, whose product is MTDETTENESPAQIRRTALYLTLAQVPEGKVVSYGQLAELAGLGRAARWVGRTLSQLPGDTKLPWHRVLGAGGRISLPVGSPSGDEQRARLRMEGISVLNNRVDIQRHGWRPVEHSG